The Pleurodeles waltl isolate 20211129_DDA chromosome 7, aPleWal1.hap1.20221129, whole genome shotgun sequence genome includes a region encoding these proteins:
- the KCNJ16 gene encoding inward rectifier potassium channel 16 → MMNRSLSTYGYSTYYESTISRRTFQKRFLQKDGSCNVYFKHIFGEWESYVADIFTTLVDIKWRHMFVIFSLSYILSWLIFGFIFWIIALQHGDLNREDNVPCVDNVRTFSGAFLFSLETQTTIGYGNRCVTEECSAAIILVTLQSVLSCIIDTFIIGAAMAKMATARKRAQTIRFSYYAIVSIRDGKLCLMWRIGDFRSNHVVEGTVRAQLLQYKEDHTKRITMEYKDLKLVSDKVILVAPVTVVHKIDHESPLYCMDRKALATGCFEVLVTFVYTGDSTGTSHQSRTSYLPREIYWGFRFNEILQVKKKYYKVDGTQFEEMTEYYAPFCSAKQLDFNEQEYSRADNRPAQKTERAANQSANEPADAPRRADNVTQSEAQVLHSNLSTRELSFDDGLTRLSTASLSSQT, encoded by the coding sequence ATGATGAACAGAAGCCTTAGTACCTATGGCTATAGTACCTATTACGAAAGCACAATATCCAGACGAACATTTCAGAAGCGATTCCTTCAGAAGGATGGGAGCTGCAATGTGTACTTCAAACACATCTTTGGAGAATGGGAGAGCTATGTGGCTGACATTTTCACTACACTGGTGGACATCAAGTGGCGCCACATGTTTGTGATTTTTTCTTTATCATACATTCTGTCCTGGTTGATCTTTGGTTTCATTTTTTGGATCATTGCTCTACAGCATGGTGACTTAAacagggaagacaatgtaccttgTGTAGACAACGTCCGTACTTTCAGTGGGGCATTTTTATTCTCTCTTGAAACACAAACAACCATAGGCTATGGTAATCGCTGTGTGACAGAAGAGTGCTCAGCTGCAATAATCTTAGTCACTCTCCAGTCAGTTTTAAGTTGCATTATCGATACTTTTATCATTGGGGCAgcaatggctaaaatggctactgCCCGGAAGAGAGCACAAACAATACGCTTCAGTTACTATGCTATTGTAAGCATTAGGGATGGTAAGCTTTGTCTCATGTGGCGCATTGGGGATTTTCGATCAAACCATGTAGTGGAAGGAACTGTAAGAGCCCAACTTCTACAATACAAGGAAGATCATACAAAGAGAATTACAATGGAATACAAGGACCTTAAGTTAGTCAGTGATAAGGTTATTCTAGTGGCACCAGTGACCGTTGTGCATAAAATTGACCATGAAAGTCCATTGTATTGCATGGACAGAAAAGCTCTGGCTACTGGCTGCTTTGAGGTTTTGGTCACTTTTGTCTATACTGGCGACTCAACTGGAACTTCACACCAGTCCCGAACATCTTACTTACCACGAGAAATTTATTGGGGTTTTAGGTTCAATGAAATTTTGCAGGTGAAGAAAAAATACTACAAAGTAGATGGTACCCAGTTTGAAGAGATGACCGAATACTATGCTCCTTTTTGCAGTGCCAAGCAACTTGACTTTAATGAACAAGAGTACAGCCGAGCTGATAATCGCCCAGCTCAAAAGACAGAACGGGCTGCTAATCAATCAGCTAATGAACCTGCAGATGCACCCAGAAGGGCAGACAATGTAACACAGTCAGAAGCACAAGTGCTTCACAGCAACCTAAGTACCAGAGAGCTGTCCTTTGATGACGGACTTACACGCCTGAGTACTGCTTCACTGAGCTCCCAGACCTAG